GTATTGCCAAACTTATCAGGAAGCATCACTATAGCTGCATCGGCTCCAAGGAGCAACTTCACCACTTCACAGCTAACCCCTTTAACAGCCATATGCAATGAAGTTTGGCCTTTCTTATCCGTCCTTCTTGCCAGTTGGGGATCCTTCTCGAGCAATGACTTCACAATATCAACATGCCCCTGGCGCGCAGACAAATGCAATGCATTCTTCCCATTGGATCTAGCAATTTCTAGCAAGCTAGGATCTTTTGAGAGCAGCTCTTTGACGACTTCTGTATGTCCCCTTGCAGCTGCAGATACCAGAGGTGTTGCATTTGATGGGCCAAGAGTTCTGCTCAACCCAGGATCATATTCCAAGAGCACCCGGACAATGGCTGCACAAAGTAAACCCAAATCTCAGGGCGTCATTTTTGGCTTGAATTTGGAAATGATAGATTATAATAAGCACTGAATAACTTCTAATTCACTTATTAACaatcaattatcaatttgaAGTAGAATGCCACTGAcaagtttcaattttttcgCATGTCTATCAGATCAAACTAATGTTGGTCTTACATGTCTTATGGATATAAAAAATAACAGCTACCATGCAAAATCATTAGACATGTAGCTGCCAAAGACTATTGGAAGCGTTTTTCAGCTGTCAGTTGATATCAGAGGTAAAAAGTTATTGGATCAGGCTAGGAGATGTTAACAGAGGAAGGgggaaaaatttatatattaagatGACATATTCATAACTGAACTATACCTAGGTGACCGCTGCTGGCGGCGATATGCAGTGGGGCAAACCCAGACCGGTTCTTAATTGCAGTTCCCTCCTTCGTAGAATGCTGCAAGAGCTCCTTCACCACATCGAGATGTCCCTTCTCGGCCGCGGCAAACAGCGCTGTCTCTCCCAACTCATTGACCTCATTGACCACGGAGGACCTTATCTCTGCCACCTCAGCATCGAAATCTGCACCGCTGAGAGTCCCCATCATCTGGGCATCGATCTCGCCAAGGATCTGCTTAACTGCTGCCAAATCACCCCGCTGTGCTGCCAAGTGGAGCTCGGTGTCATTGTGGCGGCCTGTCACCTGCTTCACGTActtcttctttcctgcctGATCGATCCTCTTACCAGAATTCGACAAAACCAGGGCCTTGCCGGAGTTGGAAACCACAAGTGCTTTGCCCGAATTCGAAAGAACCAGGGAGGGCGTGGGGGAAGAAGTTGTTACTGCACTTGGCGAAGCGACGGAAGAAGGCTCGGCTAGATTGAGAGGTTTTAGGCTGAGTTTTGGGCCAAGTCCCTTCTCCAATTCTTTCCAATTCAATCATGTTCAAAAGAGACTAGAATTATGCTCACCGAAAATTAGAAAAGCTAGTTAACCATCCAGTATGCAGGTGCAAACACGAACTTCAGATTAGAACAAAAAATGGAGCTGTATGCGAAATTTCTTCGCCATTACGTCTTCTAGAGCAAAAAAGTGACAAAAGCAGCAAAATTGAGCCTCCATTTGGACTCACTTGTCAGATTCTAGAGGAAATGAAGAAGGTAAATTGGAACACTGCAGCCTCATATCACCGTCTGCCTACAAAAAAAGGCTTGTTTTCGCGACTCTCGTGCTACATTTTCTTCCGATTTCCAGCTCAAAAATGACATTTACGATAAAAATACAGAAATCAAGCTAAAACTTGCTGCAATTCTGCGATCAAATGCGACATTCAGCAGGATTTTCAGAGGGTAGAAGAGGGGGAAATTGGGGGAGCCAGGCGGGATTAGGAGATCGGAAGAGCAGTTCATACCTTCCACCGAAGCGGATGCCATTGGAATGACGATGAGATGCCGAATGTTTCACGGAACTGAGCGGAGGAGCATGGTGGCCATGGCAAGAGGGCGACGATCGGAGTCGAGTGAGCGGAGGTAGAGGCAAATCGGAGGCATTTGCCTGCCACTCTGACTCCCCGTTGGgctgttatttttatttatttttaatttctgtttattttgttaaaataaaataattgaaattaattaaaaaaatagttaaGTGGGCGCCACAATAGCGACTTGTTTGGGTGGAAAGTAACTGAATTTCCCTCATATTATTATATCCACTCCCCAACTGAAAAACCTCAGCTTTGCAAGCCTGTCACTCGTTGACGTGTTGTTCGCATGTCAGCATGTGGAAGTCCGAGGTCGAGCCTGTCGTATGATACAGGAGAACAAAACATGTAGTTGGCCGACCGACGGTTCGCGATACTCGTGGACATGGTCCATGATACACGTCGAGACATTCCCAATATGGCTTGATCTGATTCGATTTTGGATGTAAAGTGAGTGTTGCACATTCATTTGGTCCTCGCCATCGAATTATATAAGGTGAGTCAACTGACATCAtagaattttatatttaatttatatattgtaatcCACGTGATCGATGACCAGCACTCGTACTCTTGAGTACCCATGATCTTAGAATAGGACCCTAACTCTGACTTTTCGTTGGACATTCGGCAAAGTCCATAAAAGATCGAAGCAATAATCAAATATTGACAATTTATCTGTTGATCACTGACCGTGAGGCGAAATcgaagactttttttttttttttggttacaagATTTTTTGATATTACCGACAATGTCCAATCACTTTATTATTGTGGTGGaataaaaagaggaaaaatgcatgaatattccctttcttttcattttccacGTGCTGGTCTTTCCTATTCCCACTCATGGACAAGTCCTAGCGCTAATGCCGTGGACACGCATCGACATCGACATTAACTTATGAACGCGCTTTGACTTAAATTTCTTCCCACTTGTATAATTTAGTGCAGGGCGGCCGGCCCGCGGGATGATGACTCGCACCTTTATTTTAGATATGTATTTTTTCGataataaattcattataattaatttttgaataaattgcactgatggtccaaaatattttacaaatatttcattatgatccaaaaagtttttttcgctacatgatagtacaaaatgtttcaaagttgtttcatgatggtacaaaccgtcaattggccctaacgccgttaacattttgctgacatgGCGcatcctatgtgtcacttttgttacgtggaaccaatcatagtgcgccacatcatttaagagaaaataaaattttaaaaagtccaaaaaaataaaaaaataatttaaaaaatacaaaaaaagagtaaaaattttgaaaaaaaaaaaaaatattttaaaattttgaaaattttgaaaattatttttaaaaatttaaaatttattttattttttaaaaaatacaaaaaataataaaaaaaaatacaaaaaagagtacaaatttagaaaaaaataaaaatttattttaaaattttaaaattttgaaattttaaaatttttttaaaaaattttaaaatttaaattttttaaatccttttttttttttttttttttcctttttctttcccctttcctcttccccttttttcttttcctattccccttctttttcctttaaaataatttttaatttttttcccttaaaagtttaaaattatttttaaaagtttttaaaatttttaaaattattttaaaattttcggccacgtcagtgaggaggtgacacgtagtagccacgtcagcgtcggcttgacggcgtcaagctcgagttgacggtttgtaccatcatgaaacaactctgaaacattttgtaccatcatataacgaaaaaaactttttggaccataatgaaatatttgtaaaatattttgggccaccagtgcaatttactcttaattttttaaagttagattctctcaattattcgacattttttttcaattcaacaacacaattattatttttttatattttttttcaaattctctcacatacttctccaaattaattttttcttcatcttcacaaatcaaactaaatcaaattaaatcgaattaatttaattaccaaaCGCTATGTTAAACCTTTTTTGGGCGAATCACTTAACTAAAGTTTTTCCTTTCAGTATAATCGCAAAATATCTTGTGCATGTAGATGAGATTAGTCCTCATTATCATTCTGACTTGATATTTTATAGAAGACATGGATGTCATTTTGTTGAATGACCTTGTCATCAACATTTTATAATTTGGAATTCCAACATAAAAGTCGATTTAGATGGTAATAGATGCTCAATTACTACTTTGTAGGGGATGGGCTGAGAACCCATAATGATACAAAATTTTATCATGtacatttctatttttattggaaTTTTTAATGTAAATCTTGGTATTCATAAGAGCAATTAGTCCCGATCAGTCAAGTTCAAACTGATCGGCTTATTAAGTGATAAAATTATTCTAACACAAAATTGAACAAAGCGATCATGGTGGAATCTGgtattttctattaaaaagggaaattatatttgattttcctttaatttaaaaacattATTCGAAAAAGGGCATAATCGATGGTTTCCCATTTTCCCTTCCCCCCATCGGACCTTTCCCTCCACAGCCAATTTCTACCGACACCACTCGCGCCAATCCCGACGGTTTCGGCTCGGTCAAATTTCTCGCCTCAGCGGTCCTCTGGTCCAATCGCCACTGTCAGGACCGCCAACCCCCGCCACTCTGACCAGCTCACTCGGCTAAGAGAGAGAACGGCGAGGGTCTACAGGGGGATACTCTCCGGTCGCCGGTCCCATCTCATCTCATTCAATTCGAGTTCAGTTTCTCTGCGGAAATCTAAGCCGCTCCTTTTAATGGTGTGATGATATAATAAGCATTGATAGCGCCATTAATGGGCAACTCCCATGGCCATCGCAAGTTCCGTAACAGCGCCCCGCACAACCCTAACCCCTCCCCCAATTATTACGCTCCTCCCCCATATTTATACCGTCCTCCCGGTCCGTCGTCCTCGCAGATCGGCAACGACGCTGCTCCGAGAATGACGTCACTCCCGTACGGCCACGTCGACTCCAGCCTGCGCTCCCTCGCCGGCCAGGCCGAGGGCTTCGGCCGCTTCGCCGTCGGCGGCCTTCACGGTCCTTTGTACCACGTCACCACCTTGGCCGGTACCAAAAATTTCGCTCCTTTCTCCCTAGCCATGCTCTTTTCCTTCTATGTTGTGTGAAAGGCTCTACCTTGAAAATGACGGTAGCTGATTCATCATGATAGGATCC
The sequence above is drawn from the Punica granatum isolate Tunisia-2019 chromosome 5, ASM765513v2, whole genome shotgun sequence genome and encodes:
- the LOC116207518 gene encoding ankyrin repeat-containing protein ITN1-like, producing the protein MASASVEELEKGLGPKLSLKPLNLAEPSSVASPSAVTTSSPTPSLVLSNSGKALVVSNSGKALVLSNSGKRIDQAGKKKYVKQVTGRHNDTELHLAAQRGDLAAVKQILGEIDAQMMGTLSGADFDAEVAEIRSSVVNEVNELGETALFAAAEKGHLDVVKELLQHSTKEGTAIKNRSGFAPLHIAASSGHLAIVRVLLEYDPGLSRTLGPSNATPLVSAAARGHTEVVKELLSKDPSLLEIARSNGKNALHLSARQGHVDIVKSLLEKDPQLARRTDKKGQTSLHMAVKGVSCEVVKLLLGADAAIVMLPDKFGNTALHVATRKKRAEIVTELLHLPDTNVNALTRDHKTALDIAEGLPLSEETAEISDCLTRCGAIRANELNQPRDELRKTVTQIKNDVHTQLEQTRKTNKNVNGIAKELRKLHRVGINNATNSVTVVAVLFATVAFAAIFTVPGGDNPDGMAVVVSSTSFKIFFIFNAVALFTSLAVVVVQITLVRGETKSERRVVEVINKLMWLASVCTTVAFISSSYIVVGRHNRWAAILVTVIGGIIMAGVLSTMTYYVVKSKRIRAVRKRMKFSRSGTNSWRHSETDSEVNPIYAI